One Heyndrickxia oleronia genomic window, ATATATAAGACTGCCTCCAAAGTGATTAAACCATTCTTTATGTACTTTGGAGGGTAACTTTACTTGATTTCGATTTGAAATGTTTTTTTGAATCCTATTTTTCCTTTATCTGTAATAGTCACAGCGCGAATGGATGGATCCTGAGTTATCCAGCCCAATGTTAAAAACTTTTTTAATAATCCGTTACCTAGGGCTCCTGCAAGATGATGATGACGTTCGCTCCAATCTAAACATGCATGAGAAAATGAACGACGTTTTCCTCTTAATTCAACTAAATCAATGCCAAAATCAGTGAAAAACTGCTCGCCTGTTGTTGTAACGGTAAACTCCTGTGCTTCTTTTTCTAAATAGCCTGCAGCCAACATGGCTTCAGTTAACTCAACTCCTAATTTTCCTGCTAAATGATCATAACACGTTCTAGCATTTTGGAGTAATTTCATTTGCCTTGATTGCTTTAATGAACGAACCTCAGGAGGAGGAGAAATAGCAAGGAATGATTCTAAAATGCGTGCAATTTCCTCATTAGCCAGCTGGTAATAACGGTGGCGACCATGTTTTTCAACAATAACGAGATTCCCATCAACTAATTTGGAAAGGTGAAAACTTGCTGTTTGTGGTTTGATCGCGGCCATATAAGCTAGTTCACTTGCAGTATGAAAACGTCCGTCCATTAAACTTGTTAAAATAGTAGCACGTGAAGTTTCACCAAGAAGTGCAGCGACTTCAGCTACATTAGGACTAATACTCATCTTTTTCACCCCTTTGTAATTCATACTTCCATTGTAATCGAAGTATTGAATGTGCACAATGAAGTTTTTTAATTATCTGTACTTTCTTTGAATTCTCTCTAT contains:
- a CDS encoding ArsR/SmtB family transcription factor, yielding MSISPNVAEVAALLGETSRATILTSLMDGRFHTASELAYMAAIKPQTASFHLSKLVDGNLVIVEKHGRHRYYQLANEEIARILESFLAISPPPEVRSLKQSRQMKLLQNARTCYDHLAGKLGVELTEAMLAAGYLEKEAQEFTVTTTGEQFFTDFGIDLVELRGKRRSFSHACLDWSERHHHLAGALGNGLLKKFLTLGWITQDPSIRAVTITDKGKIGFKKTFQIEIK